From one Mya arenaria isolate MELC-2E11 chromosome 4, ASM2691426v1 genomic stretch:
- the LOC128230794 gene encoding uncharacterized protein LOC128230794: MAAQADNTLSLSEKNKKRGCNFSAYEREILITEYEKVKDKLNNAKVSQDAKQKMWDCIGSAVSLAGVGIRTGKDVRNKFHNLNWVAKSTEMQQRKHLKGTGGGPPSEKPPEEVLRLININKADPGFSGIPGGLETTIAAEKALANFCHDSCAT; the protein is encoded by the exons atggcTGCCCAAGCAGACAACACTTTGTcattgtcagaaaaaaataagaaaagagGTTGCAACTTTAGTGCATATGAGAGGGAAATTCTCATAACTGAATATGAAAAAGTAAAGGACAAATTAAATAACGCAAAGGTATCACAAGATGCGAAACAAAAGATGTGGGATTGTATTGGAAGTGCTGTTTCACTTGCTGGAGTTGGGATAAGAACAGGAAAAGATGTGAGAAACAAATTTCACAACTTGAACTGGGTTGCAAAGTCAACAGAAATGCAACAAAGAAAGCATTTGAAGGGAACAGGGGGTGGACCACCATCTGAAAAACCGCCCGAGGAGGTGCTCCGCCTTATTAACATCAATAAGGCAGACCCAGGCTTCAGTGGGATTCCTGGTGGGCTAGAAACCACAATTGCAGCAGAGAAGG CGCTTGCCAACTTCTGTCATGATTCATGTGCCACTTGA